TCATACAAACAAAGTGAAGATATTGATTACCTCCCCATTTTAATAATTTGTATATTCGCCGGAAATATGTTAATGCCTCGGCGAATAAATGTTGACATTTTGTAAGTAATTCATTATATTAAAGTTAAGAAATAATACCAAAACAAAAAAGGCATCCTTGATATTGGGATGCCTTTTTAAAAACAAGACATTTGCGATCACCCGCTCTTCTTTACTTCTCCGCCACAGCATTCAGCTTGCTGCGCGCCCTGGCGTTATTCGGATCGATTTTCAGTGCTGTGCGATATTCATTTATCGCTTCATTCCTTTTGCCCTGTTGGAATAATAAATCACCCAGGTACACATGAGCATCGAAATTACGGGGCTGAATCTCGACAAGTCTCTGTATCTGGAAAACTGCTTTATCGAATTGGCCAAGCCTGGCATAGGCGTTTCCCAGATTAAAGTGTAACACAGGCTCATTCGGACTGAGCTGTACTGCCTCGCTGAAATGGACTATCGCCTTGTCTGTCTGATTAAGCGTCGCTAAAATCCAGCCCAGATTATCCTGAGCTAACGCATCACTGGGAGAATATGCAACTGATTTTTCAGCAGCTTTCAATGCTTCCTCGATTTTGTTTTCCCGTATGAGTACCCATGATTTAAGCAACCATGCGATGCCTGACTCAGATCGGTTTTGCAGGAGTAAATCTATACCCTCTATACTACGGCCTTGAGCTAAAGTGCCTTTTATATACGACAATATTTCCTTTTGTTGTTCAAGAAGTATAGGGTGCTCCGGCATGAGTTTTAAACCATCAAGTATATACTGCATCCGGGTAATAGTATCCTTTTCTCTGAACAGCAATAACAGGTATGTTGAAGTGTTATAGGTTAATTCGTAATCCTTCAGCCATTTCTCTTGTTCATCTTTGGAAAGTCCGCTCAGATCAATGTGACCGGAGAGTGAATTCCGTCTGACTTTTTCAATAAATTGAGGGAAAATTTCATCCAGCATACCAAATTTTTGCTGCGCAATATTAAATTCCACATACGGTGTATAGTCACTATTGATATGAAAGTCCTTCAAGTATCTCCGTATATCGGTTTCATCTCCGAAATAGCAGCTTAATACATCTACACTGTTGTGAAAATTAAGATATGCCACACTATTCTGCACACTTTCTTTTCTGATATTCTCCTCGATATATTTCGGTGAAAAGAGCTGTTTCTGGCGAGAGCCGACCAGATAAAAGAAAGAAATCTGTTTTGTTGTCGGGAACCATATCGTAACATGGGGGAATACTCCGAGGAAAGTTCCCAGAATACTATCGAAGCTTGATCCTGATATGCCCGCCAGATGCAATTTGGAAATTACCAAACCTCCGGGATTTACATGATCCAGCGCATTCTGGAAATGTTCTTTTGCAAACATTGGCGCACTGCCGGAGTGTGTGGGCACATCGGCGTCATTGATGATAACATCATAATGCCTGTCGGTTACATGCAGATAATTCTTGGCATCCATGTACTTCATATTGACTTTTTGATTTAAGCGGTCGCCAAGGTTGATGTGGGTAAAGTATTCTAAAGCAACCTGAACCACCTCCGGGGCAATTTCCACACAATCGATCGCACTGAGGTCATGCTGGGCAAGGCAAAAAGTGGTTTCACCTGAACCGAACCCAACTGACAGCACGTTCCTGGAATCTTTGTTCAGTAATACTCCCAGATGCCCAAGCATTTTCTGGGCTGTCCTGTGTACATCGTCTCCTGCTATCAAAACACCATTTGAAGTCATCAAAAGATTTCCATCGCTGTTCCTGAGTACGGCAACGGTGGTTGTAACTCCTTCATTCACTGCAATCGTCTTAATGTCAGGAGTACTCACAACCTTCTGCACAAACAGATCAGAGGGTATAATGAATGCTATTCCTGTTAATCCAACAGCAACGGAGGCGGAGACTATCCGCCCGGTAACACTGATTCTCCTCATAAACAAAAGCGCTACCGTCATACCCAACCATATCCCCACTATACCCAAAACTGTGATTGAAAGTTGGGCGCCCATCCGCGGAATCAGGATAAAACCGGTTGCTAATCCACCCAGCACAGCCCCGATCGTGTTTACTCCATATACCGTACCCGTAGTCAGTCCCACACCGTGATAGTAATTACTCCAACCCTGCAATGCCAGCGGGAAGCCTATACCCATCGCTATCGAGGGTAAAAGGAACAAAATGATGCTGGAAAAAAGCGGGAGAATCATCCCCTCGAAACCTGTAATGCCCGACAATCCGCCGAACCGGGGAATTTCATAATGGAGGAAATACAGCCATGTACTGAACCATGGAATGTAGAGTATCCCGAGAGCGCCCAGACAGGTCAAACTGATACCGAATCCCGCTGCCGGATTGTTCAGTCGTCTGGATAAATGGCTGCCAATCCATGCGCCAATCACATTGCCTGACAAATAAACTGTCAGCACTGCTGAGAATACGTAGGTGAAACCGCCCAAAGGTATAACAATACTGCGCATCCAGATGAGTTCATATCCTATGCTGATTAATCCGCTGGTAAAAAAAGCCAGCATGAGCATATACTGTTTTCCTCCATGCATGTGCTTCGCGCTCACACTCCGCTTTTCAGATATACCCGGGTATACAGCTTTTTCACCGGCAACCTCATAAAAACGAGACAGCACCCACCCTCCGCATGCAACAAACAAATTAATGCCGGCTGCTATATATAACGCACCCATCACACCTGCCATCCGGATCAACACAAATCCAGCCAGAAAACACCCCACTGTCGCTCCCAGTGTATTCACTGCATACAATCTGCCCACAAACCGTCCCACTCGATCTTCCAATGAAGTTACATATCTGCTTAAAAGGGGTAATGTGCTTCCCATAATCATCGATGGAACCAGCAGCATTACCGCGGAAACCAATACCTGCACAACCATCAGCGCTGACGGTGACGGCTGAAATTTCACAAAATAAAACCGGTAAGCTCCATCGGCAAATCTGAGGAAAAACGGCAATAACAGTGCTGAAACAGTGGCGCACAATTCCAGCGTCGCATAGAGCATCAACCGCCTTTTCACCCGGTCGGCGTATTTCCCCATGATTAATGCTCCCAGCGCCAAACCACCCATAAACACCGAAACCACAATGCTCGATGCATACTCAGTATTCCCCAGTGTCAGCTTTAAAAGGCGCACCCAAACAACTTCATCGATAAGGGAACATACACCGGAACAGAAAAAGATCAGCATCACCCAGATAATACCTGCAGTATCATGTATGACCTGCTCAGAAATCTGTTTATCCTTTGCTTTTGTTTTTTTGCTCATGTACTCCTCAGATTCAGGATGACAAGTGTCATGCCGAACTTGTTGCCGCTTCGCGGGAACGATGAAACCGTTTCGGCATCTATTTTGAAAATAAACGAAATAAAATATATCGTCATGTAAAAGTCCCCATCAGGTAAATTAGTGGGCTTAAGTAATAACCCTCCGTAAAATTTCTCTGATTTCCCCACACCCCAGTTTCACCGGATTGTTTCCGCTGCCGGTCTTTGACGCGATGGTTTCGATGTCTTCCGTTTTTATCCCATAATCGCTCAAAAGGGGGAGCTTCAGTGTTTTCGTCCATGCATAAAGTTTTTCTATAAGCAGCGCGCAGCCCCTGTTCACATCATTTTCTGGACTGCCGGACAGGAGGAATCCGATACGGGAGTATTTTTTTAGGGATTCGTCTCCCGCCGGGCCGAGCTTCAGGAGCGCTTCGATGGTAACCCGGGTCGCCGGGCCGAGCAGCACTCCGCAGATTACACCGTGCGGAATGGTATACAGCCCGC
The Candidatus Latescibacter sp. genome window above contains:
- a CDS encoding fused MFS/spermidine synthase, with the translated sequence MSKKTKAKDKQISEQVIHDTAGIIWVMLIFFCSGVCSLIDEVVWVRLLKLTLGNTEYASSIVVSVFMGGLALGALIMGKYADRVKRRLMLYATLELCATVSALLLPFFLRFADGAYRFYFVKFQPSPSALMVVQVLVSAVMLLVPSMIMGSTLPLLSRYVTSLEDRVGRFVGRLYAVNTLGATVGCFLAGFVLIRMAGVMGALYIAAGINLFVACGGWVLSRFYEVAGEKAVYPGISEKRSVSAKHMHGGKQYMLMLAFFTSGLISIGYELIWMRSIVIPLGGFTYVFSAVLTVYLSGNVIGAWIGSHLSRRLNNPAAGFGISLTCLGALGILYIPWFSTWLYFLHYEIPRFGGLSGITGFEGMILPLFSSIILFLLPSIAMGIGFPLALQGWSNYYHGVGLTTGTVYGVNTIGAVLGGLATGFILIPRMGAQLSITVLGIVGIWLGMTVALLFMRRISVTGRIVSASVAVGLTGIAFIIPSDLFVQKVVSTPDIKTIAVNEGVTTTVAVLRNSDGNLLMTSNGVLIAGDDVHRTAQKMLGHLGVLLNKDSRNVLSVGFGSGETTFCLAQHDLSAIDCVEIAPEVVQVALEYFTHINLGDRLNQKVNMKYMDAKNYLHVTDRHYDVIINDADVPTHSGSAPMFAKEHFQNALDHVNPGGLVISKLHLAGISGSSFDSILGTFLGVFPHVTIWFPTTKQISFFYLVGSRQKQLFSPKYIEENIRKESVQNSVAYLNFHNSVDVLSCYFGDETDIRRYLKDFHINSDYTPYVEFNIAQQKFGMLDEIFPQFIEKVRRNSLSGHIDLSGLSKDEQEKWLKDYELTYNTSTYLLLLFREKDTITRMQYILDGLKLMPEHPILLEQQKEILSYIKGTLAQGRSIEGIDLLLQNRSESGIAWLLKSWVLIRENKIEEALKAAEKSVAYSPSDALAQDNLGWILATLNQTDKAIVHFSEAVQLSPNEPVLHFNLGNAYARLGQFDKAVFQIQRLVEIQPRNFDAHVYLGDLLFQQGKRNEAINEYRTALKIDPNNARARSKLNAVAEK